A single region of the Brachypodium distachyon strain Bd21 chromosome 3, Brachypodium_distachyon_v3.0, whole genome shotgun sequence genome encodes:
- the LOC112271918 gene encoding uncharacterized protein LOC112271918 isoform X2, whose product MEFSLRGPATGDDHRFPDPPPHGEQEPKLVMRDALLSQLHMACLRREIIEAELAEIERAVALRAATGGHQAQTTPMADADAGRPFSTNQPMAQQNPEFDEHKLPDSDKDPLLSQLHMARLRREIIEAELAEIERAMALCAATGGHQIHSCSLF is encoded by the exons ATGGAGTTCTCCCTCCGTGGCCCAGCCACCGGCGACGACCACCGCTTCCCCGACCCTCCGCCTCACG GAGAGCAAGAGCCGAAGCTGGTGATGAGGGACGCGCTGCTCTCGCAGCTCCACATGGCCTGCCTTCGCCGGGAGATCATCGAAGCCGAGCTGGCCGAGATAGAGCGTGCCGTGGCCctgcgcgccgccaccggtggcCACCAGGCGCAGACAACGCCGATGGCCGATGCGGATGCCGGACGGCCGTTCAGCACCAATCAGCCAATGGCTCAACAGAATCCAGAGTTCGATGAGCATAAGCTTCCGGACTCCGATAAG GATCCGTTGCTCTCGCAGCTCCACATGGCCCGCCTTCGCCGGGAGATCATCGAAGCAGAGTTGGCCGAGATAGAGCGTGCCATGGCGCTGTGTGCCGCCACCGGTGGCCACCAGATACATTCGTGCTCTTTATTTTAA
- the LOC112271918 gene encoding uncharacterized protein LOC112271918 isoform X1, with amino-acid sequence MEFSLRGPATGDDHRFPDPPPHGEQEPKLVMRDALLSQLHMACLRREIIEAELAEIERAVALRAATGGHQAQTTPMADADAGRPFSTNQPMAQQNPEFDEHKLPDSDKGDVATVVQPRCDRPLERWEDGERRGYGSAADTKGRTRFRVQCGAADDEWGLSGEGKKKTTRHENKRIGADRMRKNLQRWQDILF; translated from the exons ATGGAGTTCTCCCTCCGTGGCCCAGCCACCGGCGACGACCACCGCTTCCCCGACCCTCCGCCTCACG GAGAGCAAGAGCCGAAGCTGGTGATGAGGGACGCGCTGCTCTCGCAGCTCCACATGGCCTGCCTTCGCCGGGAGATCATCGAAGCCGAGCTGGCCGAGATAGAGCGTGCCGTGGCCctgcgcgccgccaccggtggcCACCAGGCGCAGACAACGCCGATGGCCGATGCGGATGCCGGACGGCCGTTCAGCACCAATCAGCCAATGGCTCAACAGAATCCAGAGTTCGATGAGCATAAGCTTCCGGACTCCGATAAG GGAGATGTTGCGACTGTTGTACAACCTCGTTGTGATAGGCCACTAGAGCGATGGGAAGATGGAGAACGGAGAGGCTACGGCAGCGCGGCCGACACCAAAGGGAGAACAAGGTTTAGGGTGcagtgcggcgccgccgacgatgagTGGGGACTATCaggggaggggaagaagaagacgacgagaCATGAGAATAAGAGAATAGGTGCAGACCGAATGAGGAAAAATTTGCAGAGGTGGcaagatattttattttga
- the LOC100828912 gene encoding 18.9 kDa heat shock protein: MSMISSMLLGRKQPPPPPPPPSPHQHLQPGQKTTTANGGGGEAVEPPLSIDILEQPPSVFTDAGGLSLAAVLGCLGGGGMSSSPANMDWKETATAHVFMADVPGLRKEDVKVEVGEEKLLRISGQRAARAVDVKGDRWHRVERGERFSRTVRLPPNASTDGAGVHATLDNGVLTVTIPKDDSRKAFGRIIPITN; this comes from the coding sequence ATGTCGATGATCTCCAGCATGCTGCTCGGCCggaagcagccgccgcctccaccgccgccgccgtcgccgcaccAGCACCTGCAGCCAGGCCAGAAGACAACGACggccaacggcggcggcggggaggccgTGGAGCCGCCGCTGAGCATCGACATCCTGGAACAGCCGCCGTCGGTGTTTAcggacgccggcggcctctCGCTGGCGGCGGTGCTAGGCtgcctgggcggcggcggcatgtcGTCATCTCCGGCGAACATGGACTGGAAggagacggcgacggcgcacGTGTTCATGGCGGACGTGCCGGGGCTGCGCAAGGAGGACGTCAAGGTGGAGGTCGGCGAGGAGAAGCTGCTCCGGATCAGCGGccagcgggcggcgcgcgccgtCGACGTGAAGGGCGACCGCTGGCACCGCGTGGAGCGGGGCGAGAGGTTCTCCCGCACCGTGCGGCTGCCGCCCAACGCCAGCAccgacggcgccggcgtccacgCGACCCTCGACAACGGCGTCCTCACCGTTACCATCCCCAAAGACGACAGCCGGAAGGCCTTCGGCAGGATCATCCCCATCACCAACTAA
- the LOC100830342 gene encoding uncharacterized protein LOC100830342, whose protein sequence is MGLFRRIAGMLGMSRDDADHHDAVAAAAGTGGGDVPHDKVAAAAAAAAAAGHQTRRGFSVQVPVPVDRPAAGPVLMPCAPGDGGVQGFRWYTRRLRIDEDGDVADEFLEEVLPESLINNDANPVGRFQVKYNTRPTALAMRKQTIAIDGDIRHSLEYQGQLQWV, encoded by the exons ATGGGTCTCTTCCGCCGGATCGCCGGCATGCTCGGCATGTCCAGGGACGACGCCGACCACCacgacgccgtcgccgccgccgccggcaccggcggagGCGACGTCCCACATGATAaagtcgccgctgccgcggccgccgcggccgccgccggccaccagACGAGGCGCGGGTTCAGCGTCCAGGTGCCCGTCCCCGTCgaccggccggcggccgggccCGTTCTGATGCCCTGCGCCCCGGGAGACGGTGGCGTGCAG GGTTTTCGGTGGTATACAAGGAGGCTGCGGATCGACGAAGATGGTGATGTCGCTGATGAGTTCTTGGAGGAGGTTCTCCCAGAAAGCTTGATAAATAATGACGCAAATCCAGTTGGAAGGTTTCAAGTGAAATACAACACGAGACCTACTGCTCTAGCAATGAGAAAGCAGACAATCGCCATTGATGGTGACATCCGTCATAGCCTGGAGTACCAAGGGCAGCTTCAATGGGTGTGA